From Malaciobacter mytili LMG 24559:
TGAATCATTTATATTTTTATAAAATACACTTGCAATTTTCCCTAAAGAGTTTGATTCATCATAATTTGAAATATCTTTTTGTTGTTTTTTAATTTTTGAATATATTAAGTTTAAAGAAATGATTTTATAAATTGCAAAAATTAATCCTAAAACTCCAAGGAAGATAATAATATATCCTACAATTCCACCTTGATGAACTCTATCAAGAAGTGTTGGATTATTTCCAAGCATTTCAAATAGTGTTCCTTTTGTAGGGTCAATTAAAATAGATTTAATCTCATTAGTGCTTTGTTCAAACTCTTTGGCTTCACTTTTAAAAGTAGAACTTGGTTGAATTGATAGTTCTATTAGTGAGTTTATATCTGTTGAATATTTTAAAAATTCTCCATTTGAGAAAGCAGAAAATAATCCTATTCTTGTAACTTCTTGAAGCTTTTTTTCTCCATTATTTGAAATAACATTTGCTTCATATTTTGAGATATTTCCACTTTGAATAATCTCATCTAACATTGTATGCCAAAAAGAAGTTAGTTCTTCAATTGTAGGAAGTTTTTTAGAATTTGAAAATTTTGTAAAAATTTCTTCTTTTTGTGGAAACTGTGAAGCTGTAAATGTTCTTTGATAATTTGTTAAAAAATCTGCTGAAGTTTGTCTAACACTTCCAAACATCTCTCCTAAATCACCAATTTTAACAGTTAATTCACTCTCTTTTTGACTTAACTCTTCTTCAAGTTTTTCAATTTGTTTTTTTAACTGTTTTGTTGTTTCATTTTCTTCTTTTAATTCTTTTTTAGTTTGTATTAAAAGTTCTTGTTGTTTTTGTTTATTATTTAAAAACTCTTCTAATCTTTGTTTTTCTTCTTGTAACTCTTTATTTGAAGTTTGTTTAACATTATTAAGCAAATTATTTAAATCAAGAGAAAATAATGATGTAACTAATAGTGCTGAAGCTAAAATAATTTTAATCATTTGCTTTCCTTAAGTGTTAAAAATGGTAAGTTTAAAAAATCCACATTTTGTTGTTTATTAGCGATTTTAATAGCTTTTCTAATATTTGATTTTGCATTACTATCTTCTATATTTATCCAAGAGTTAGTAGCTTTATTCCAATAACCATACTCTTTTAAATCTAAGCTTTGATAATAAAGGGCAGTTCTTCCTATTCTTAAGAAATTATATGTTTTATTGTCAATTTTATCTTGATAACTTTCCATATTATTTGCATAGTCATACTCTATTTTAAATGCTTCTAAAATAATT
This genomic window contains:
- a CDS encoding MotA/TolQ/ExbB proton channel family protein, encoding MIKIILASALLVTSLFSLDLNNLLNNVKQTSNKELQEEKQRLEEFLNNKQKQQELLIQTKKELKEENETTKQLKKQIEKLEEELSQKESELTVKIGDLGEMFGSVRQTSADFLTNYQRTFTASQFPQKEEIFTKFSNSKKLPTIEELTSFWHTMLDEIIQSGNISKYEANVISNNGEKKLQEVTRIGLFSAFSNGEFLKYSTDINSLIELSIQPSSTFKSEAKEFEQSTNEIKSILIDPTKGTLFEMLGNNPTLLDRVHQGGIVGYIIIFLGVLGLIFAIYKIISLNLIYSKIKKQQKDISNYDESNSLGKIASVFYKNINDSISNLEIKIGEEILKETNNIKKGQSFVKLLAAVTPLLGLLGTVTGMIATFQAITLFGTGDPKLMAGGISTALITTVLGLITAIPLLFAYTYISSKSENIVSILEEQSIGMLAKTLKQND